A window of the Desulforapulum autotrophicum HRM2 genome harbors these coding sequences:
- a CDS encoding glycosyltransferase family 2 protein, whose product MMSPRLSIVFLNFNRLEETRHTLERIWQFCENRDDIEIIGVDNASSDGTREYLRSWSDRIQVIELEENTGIVGLNKGFEQACGDYIFVLDDDSYPVDSACLDRLIDCLDTHKDIGLVACRIETPLEVPVRSWHLPLTDIPQESMAFVGCGFAVRRVLFKRVGWFPESFFLYQNEMEVAFQVAGSGWHIHYAPGCRVVHREAPKGRTGWRQVFFPTRNTIWLIRKYASPPFSVYFILSRMAIGLFRALQAGEFACLVKAVNQGLKANIVREKPSSDMDKRFKTFWLQNSLIHQLFYLFKDPQKSVKKYD is encoded by the coding sequence ATGATGTCGCCCCGGTTAAGTATTGTTTTTTTAAATTTTAATCGATTGGAAGAAACACGGCATACCCTGGAGCGGATCTGGCAGTTTTGTGAAAATCGGGATGATATCGAAATAATCGGTGTTGATAATGCTTCCAGCGATGGCACCCGGGAATATCTCAGGTCATGGTCCGATCGAATCCAGGTGATTGAACTCGAAGAGAATACTGGCATTGTCGGCCTGAATAAAGGGTTTGAACAGGCATGTGGGGACTATATTTTTGTTCTGGACGACGATTCCTACCCCGTGGACAGTGCTTGCCTGGACCGATTGATTGATTGTCTGGATACACACAAAGATATCGGGCTTGTGGCATGCCGAATTGAAACCCCCCTGGAAGTTCCTGTTCGTTCATGGCATCTTCCGTTGACAGACATTCCCCAGGAGTCAATGGCTTTTGTGGGGTGTGGGTTTGCCGTGCGAAGGGTGTTGTTTAAACGTGTTGGCTGGTTCCCAGAAAGTTTTTTCCTCTATCAGAATGAAATGGAAGTGGCGTTTCAAGTTGCAGGTTCGGGATGGCACATCCACTATGCTCCTGGATGCCGGGTGGTGCATCGTGAGGCGCCTAAGGGACGTACAGGCTGGCGCCAGGTTTTTTTTCCCACTCGAAATACGATTTGGCTGATACGAAAATATGCATCCCCTCCCTTTTCCGTTTATTTTATTCTTTCCCGCATGGCTATTGGACTGTTCCGCGCTTTGCAGGCAGGGGAATTCGCCTGTTTGGTTAAGGCCGTGAATCAAGGTCTTAAGGCAAATATCGTTCGGGAAAAACCGTCTTCTGACATGGATAAACGGTTTAAGACGTTTTGGCTGCAGAACAGTTTAATTCACCAGCTGTTTTACCTGTTTAAGGATCCACAAAAAAGTGTAAAAAAATATGATTGA